The genomic segment GTTTGTAAACTGTGGTCCTTTGACCTCCATCCTTTGccttatttaaataaataaattaacaaattcTTCAtactgagcagaaaaaaaaaacaaaaaacaaacaaaacatttgacCATACACTTCAATTCTTCTCACCTTTCCCTCTCCGGTGCTGACGAGCACATCCACTGCGTATACTTCATGCACCTCAAACTCGGCCTTCTCGTGGTCCTTTCTGCAAATACCACACAACGAGGTGAGCTACTGGTCAAAGACGACACATCGACCACTATACGCACCGGCTGAGAGAACTCACTTTTGCTGGTCCGATGGATTCTGGATGATCGTTTTCTCCCCGTCGATTACGTGCTGTTTGAGCTGATGGGAGAGCATGCCTGCGGACAttcaaaaactaaaatgagtCAAGTGGGCCAAAATCACATTGAGAAAACGTCCCATCTAGAAACCGAAACCACAGAGTGTTCACAAACACTCACCCTCAATGGGGGAGCACTTGAATGACTTTGCAATCTTGTTCCAGGCTTCCGTGACCTGCGTGTtctgatgaaaaacaaacagcggTGATTATGAGAAGAGGTCTAAACGACTATCTGGTCACACAGATCTGGTCAGTGGGAGAGCTTTACCTGGCTTCCTGGCTTGACGAGGCGGAGAGCGGCTTCAGCACAGAGGTGAGCTGCCTTAATGACGTCCGCCTTACGTCCTGTCAGTGGGTTGTCCTGCAGAGGCACGAAAGGTAAGTTAAAGACCTAAAGACCTATTGGGATTATTGGAGGAAATCAAGCGTTTGATTGCTACAGGGCGGGTGTATTCCTCATACCTTGGTCACGCCGACAACGAAGCTGTGAGCCACGTTTGAGATGAAGCCGTCGACGTGCACACCGAGATCACTGCACGCAAACAGGAGGTGGTTAaatttcggcttagtttatgttttcagtgcttttttCCCACCTTGCCGTAGGATGGGGAGCATAAAATCAGAAGCTTACATTTTGACAAGATCGCCATCCTTCAGTATGACTTCAGGATCACTCTTCAGAGGGGAGAAATGGCACACGCAGTTGTTAACAGAAACGCATGTAGGAAAAGCGATACCTGGGAAGGAAAGAGAGTGAATGAGGGAGTGCTGAGTCAGAGTCAGATTGGTGACTAATGAAAAgcccaaaagaaagaaagagcaagagaaagaaaaaaaatacctttCTTCATTTCCTTTTCCCTCTTGAAGATCTTTCCAGTTTCTGCCACAATGAAGGCATCTCCCTTTTCGCACAGGCTGAGCACGGAGACGCCAGCTTTAGCTGCCTCTACTACAGCCTTCAGAGCTTCTGCAGGGCAAGAGATAAGAGAGCCATTAAACTGGTTAATATGGTGTTTAAATAACAGAGGGCAGACAAGTGCCAGGCTgaaatactgttttcatcaTAACTTTACTTGCCGATTAATCCCGGGTCAATCAGCTGTTTAGGCCCACGAAACGTTTAGAATTAGCGGGAAAGACAGTGTTCCTCTTGTCATCAGAGGGCACAGATAAACCCATTTCACATTTGCTATGAGATTAACGTTTGACAGACTGCCTGACAGCTGCGGGTCTGCCCAAATCTGCGCAATGACGAGAGTGAATTAGGTGTCTTAAATCAAGATCAGCTTATCATACATAAATCATAATAAGGACATGCTGCCACTGATGTAAAGGACCAGCATATCATGTGATCTCGTGCATCATACAGAGAAGGGCTGGGGATGGAAAACAACCAGTctctatattaaaaaaaggatCGTGAACaaatgcttttttcttctttttttcccaacaTCAGGTATGTTTATAAATGTTAATGTCTGATAGGCAGCCTAGGATTAATTAGATTTGTTTCAATCCTTAAAGCACAATTAATAGTGCCACAGAGAAAGTCGGTTTAAATGGTCTCTGCTTACGCCAATTATTACCTTTAATTACATCGTATAAGTCAATCAGGTCACCAGCAAAGTTAAATTAAACTTAATTTGTACGGATCTGAATTCACTGCACACATGCGTTTAAATGTGAGCTGCCTTATTTTGAACCCTTGCATGTCATTTGTACTTGCCATTGTTATCTGTTAACGTTAGCAGTTACAGCTAGCTAACGCCTGATAGCCAGCTAGCCCAGCCACATAGCTTCCTAGCTTACCGGTGTGCTGCTGTGACAGCTACATGGCGCTAAACGTGTGCGGATAGCTTTGAAAATAAATCTAGGCGTAAATGATCATAAAATccgtattttatttgtttattttaaaaaagcccCCGTTTCCTAATGTGATCTTCCTGTTATCGATGCACTGCTGCGGCACATGGCATAGCTGCTGCCTGCATATGACTAGCTGACACTGCTAGCTAACATCAGGCACGTCGCTGGTACTTGTAAGAGATCAAAACGCCTCGTTAGCGATGTATTTACTTACGGTTTGCAATCTCTGCGCCCATCTTGTACTTGGTAACCACCAAGTCATCGGCGATGGTTTGCTCCTGCGTCTCATCATCTCCAGACATGTTGGCAGTGTGTCCGCGAACTCGAGAGTAACTTTTTCCCCCGCGGGTCTCAGTCAGGCTCAGGACGGACCACGCTGCTCTGCACACCGGCCCGCCCGACTCCGGCCGACAGCTCACGATCAGCAGATCCCGCCTGCTGCCAAAGACACACTCTGCAGTCAAGATAGTTCACTTCCAGCTCGGTGGATTGACCGATGGTTGACGGTTTGCCAAATTTACTAGCTTGTTCGTCAGCTTTACGTTTAAGTTTTTGgggggctttttttttgttcatattttattcggtttttttaacataatattTGTTCACTTTTACTTTACTGCACCCTAATAACATTATAATAACATGATAATTAGCTCATAAGAGGGATTTAAATTGGGAGATATAACTACTCTGATATATACAGGTTTAATTGGTACATGCACAATACTTTATATTTTCTTCACATTTTGCTAAGAAAATGGGAAGTAGGTGAAGCAGTTTATTGAAACGTGCGCacatacatggaaatgcagaatTTAAGGCAAAACTTTGAAACTTTCTGCGCTTGAAAGTAAACATTTGGTATGACCACtgttattcttcaacacagcttgAACTCTCTTcatataatttctttaaatagtctTCAGAAATAATTTTTCAGGGTTCTTGAAGgatattcaaagctcttctttggatgttggctgcctttaggctatctatctatctatctatctatctatctatctatctatctatctacacacacacacacaaatacacattaagaaaaaaagtttatttgggGAATAAAGTTAagatttacttttttgtttcaaGAAAAGCACGCTCTGAAAAATACGGTGGAAATGAAATATGCCCATTAGTTTCACGGTTTCTCTCGCCACTTGAACGAAAGCGGAAAAATGTGACCGTTGACTCTCACTTCCGTCATCTCTGATCtgcatctgaaaaaaaaagtagcgCGAGCGCGTCACCAGTGCCGT from the Pelmatolapia mariae isolate MD_Pm_ZW linkage group LG20, Pm_UMD_F_2, whole genome shotgun sequence genome contains:
- the pa2g4b gene encoding proliferation-associated protein 2G4b produces the protein MSGDDETQEQTIADDLVVTKYKMGAEIANQALKAVVEAAKAGVSVLSLCEKGDAFIVAETGKIFKREKEMKKGIAFPTCVSVNNCVCHFSPLKSDPEVILKDGDLVKIDLGVHVDGFISNVAHSFVVGVTKDNPLTGRKADVIKAAHLCAEAALRLVKPGSQNTQVTEAWNKIAKSFKCSPIEGMLSHQLKQHVIDGEKTIIQNPSDQQKKDHEKAEFEVHEVYAVDVLVSTGEGKAKDGGQRTTVYKRDPNKVYGLKMKTSRTFFSEMERRFDTMPFTLRAFEDEAKARLGVVECAKHELVQPFTVLQEKEGEFVAQFKFTVLLMANGPLRITNSLFEPELYKSEHEVEDPELKALLQSSASRKTQKKKKKKASKTVENATGQPMETEAAE